The proteins below are encoded in one region of Campylobacter sp. MIT 99-7217:
- a CDS encoding response regulator transcription factor has protein sequence MAAKILLLEDDLNLSEIVEEYLSDEGFEVSLVGDAQEALDMAYEKHFDIWILDVKVPLGDGFSLLKELRQTGKTTPAIFLTSLNTADDLKEGFESGCDDYIKKPFELIELKMRIESLLKRSFSHKNEDYEDLGDGLKFVLNSQMLYKDDKPINLPSKEIKLLNLLLKHKNNFLSTEKILEEIYDYDEEPSELSLRAYVKNLRKIIGKEKIINQRGRGYCYECS, from the coding sequence ATGGCAGCAAAAATTCTCTTACTTGAAGATGATCTCAATTTAAGCGAAATCGTCGAAGAATACCTAAGCGATGAAGGCTTTGAGGTAAGTTTAGTAGGCGATGCACAAGAAGCTTTAGATATGGCTTATGAAAAGCATTTTGATATTTGGATCTTAGATGTAAAAGTGCCTTTAGGAGATGGATTTTCTCTGCTTAAAGAACTAAGACAAACAGGAAAAACAACACCGGCTATATTTCTTACTTCTTTAAACACGGCTGATGATCTTAAAGAAGGCTTTGAATCAGGTTGTGATGATTATATCAAAAAGCCTTTTGAGCTTATAGAACTTAAAATGCGTATAGAATCCTTACTCAAACGCTCTTTTTCACACAAAAATGAAGACTATGAAGACTTAGGAGATGGCTTAAAATTTGTCTTAAATTCTCAAATGCTCTATAAAGATGATAAACCTATCAATCTTCCAAGTAAGGAAATCAAGCTTTTAAATCTGCTTTTAAAACATAAAAATAATTTTTTAAGCACAGAAAAAATCCTTGAAGAAATTTATGATTATGATGAAGAACCTAGCGAGTTAAGCCTTAGAGCCTATGTAAAAAATTTAAGAAAAATCATAGGCAAAGAAAAAATCATCAACCAAAGAGGCAGAGGATACTGCTATGAATGTAGCTAA
- a CDS encoding bacteriohemerythrin: MLPKWDNNYSVYNARVDEQHKRLFELAAEVEKIWDRPVSKGEVKDLLAEFFNYMKEHFHDEEQYMKMIGYPELEDHKRIHKEIIQTMIDLIKDIKTTNDLKEKLYAIAKKWLLEHILFEDMKVSQWRRESLSTGDGKEVHFEEEESAHESHSEIYLYSCKCEGKVHDVPLAIHKKIQKGATFNCKTCQSPIKFSKVV, encoded by the coding sequence GTGCTTCCTAAATGGGATAATAACTATAGCGTATATAATGCAAGGGTTGATGAACAGCATAAGAGATTATTTGAGCTAGCTGCTGAGGTTGAAAAAATTTGGGATAGACCTGTGAGCAAGGGCGAGGTTAAGGACTTACTTGCAGAGTTTTTTAACTATATGAAAGAGCATTTTCATGATGAAGAGCAATATATGAAAATGATAGGTTATCCAGAGCTTGAAGATCACAAAAGAATTCATAAAGAGATCATTCAAACTATGATTGATCTGATTAAGGATATAAAAACCACAAATGATTTAAAAGAAAAACTTTACGCCATAGCTAAAAAATGGCTTTTAGAGCATATTTTATTTGAAGATATGAAAGTGTCGCAGTGGAGAAGAGAGTCTTTATCTACAGGAGATGGTAAAGAAGTTCATTTTGAAGAAGAGGAGAGTGCCCATGAGAGCCATTCTGAGATTTATCTTTATTCTTGTAAGTGTGAGGGAAAGGTTCATGATGTGCCTTTGGCTATCCATAAAAAAATTCAAAAGGGTGCTACTTTTAATTGCAAAACCTGCCAAAGTCCAATTAAATTTTCAAAAGTCGTATAA
- a CDS encoding ribbon-helix-helix protein, CopG family gives MMKTMKTVACYFRLDSKLKKRLDELSINTKKSKSSILVEALELYLAEHENEDFSFAIEALEELKSGDLKSASKKIDKVVKKLKR, from the coding sequence ATAATGAAAACGATGAAGACAGTTGCCTGTTATTTTAGACTTGATTCGAAGCTTAAAAAGCGTTTAGATGAGCTGAGTATAAATACGAAAAAATCAAAATCCAGCATTCTTGTTGAAGCCTTAGAGCTTTATCTAGCGGAGCATGAAAATGAGGATTTTTCCTTTGCTATTGAAGCCTTAGAAGAGCTTAAAAGTGGGGATTTAAAATCCGCAAGCAAAAAAATCGATAAGGTTGTTAAAAAACTTAAGAGATAG